In Desulfosporosinus youngiae DSM 17734, the genomic stretch GCAAGTTCTTTGTCAAATAATGATCTCTTCATATCCACAGCTAAAGCTCTGACCCGTTTAAGCATCTCGCTGGCGTCTTCATCCGACATCTCTTTGCCATACTCATTACGGAATTTTGCTTTAATTGATGCGGTTCCCGAATGTTTTCCAATTACAAGCTGACGTTCAAGTCCAACATCCTCAGGACTGAAGGCTTCGTAAGTCCGCGGGTTTTTGAGAGCCCCATCGGCGTGAATGCCAGACTCATGGGCAAACATATTACTTCCTACGATGGATTTCCAGGGGGGAATCCTCCGGCCCGAAGCTCTGGCGACATATTCGGACACCTCTACAAATCGTTCCGTAGCAAAGCTCAGATCCGTATCAAGCAAGTGTTTTAAGGCCATGACAACTTCTTCCAACGCAGCATTGCCGGCGCGTTCACCTAAGCCATTGACTGTTACGCCTACATGAGTTGCTCCGGCCTTGACTCCGGCCAGGGCATTGGCTGTCGCCATGCCAAAATCATCATGGGTATGCATTTCGACGTCTATACCCACTTTTTCAATTAAGGCTTTAATTTTGTCATAGGTTACAAAAGGATCTAAGATTCCCACGGTATCACAGTAGCGCAAACGGTCTGCTCCAGCTCGCTTAGCCTCTCTGGCAAACTCCATCAGAAAGTCCATATCTGACCGTGAAGCATCTTCCGCGTTAACGGAAATATACATACCTTCCCGTTTAGCAAACTCCGTTGCCTTGACCATCCGTTCTAAAACATCCTCACGAGTCGTCATGAGTTTATGTTCAATATGGATGTCCGAGGTAGAGATTGAAATAGCTACAGCATCAACACCACATGCCAAAGATTGCTCGATGTCGGCTATTACTGCCCGATTCCAGCCCATGATGCTTGCTTTTAACCCTAATTTTACAATATCGCTGATCGCACGTTTTTCATCTCCGCCCATGACCGCAACTCCGGCCTCAATCTGATGAACACCAAGCTCATCAAGCAACTGAGCAATCCGTATTTTTTCCTGATTGGAAAAGACAACTCCAGCAGTTTGTTCTCCATCCCGCAAGGTAGTGTCTACAATAGTTAAATGTCGCATAAGACTCACCCCTCATATATCTGGAAGTATTATATAATACCTTGGAATTCACTAATCTTTATAATATCACCATCTCCTTCTTATTTGAAGGATCTCCATTCCCTTATACTGTATACTTAATAAACTGAATAATAAAAAGAGGCATCCCCTTTCAGAGAAGCCGCCCATGCTGCCGTTGCGGTGCCCATCAGAGGATGAAATGAGAGTACTCTCTGGTCGGGCAGCTTCGCCACATCCGCTTACCGCAGCATTCCGAGGCTCGCCCACTCGCCGGTGCGGGAGCTACCTTCAGCGGATAAGTATTCTTTGAGGATAGCCGCTTCGGCGAAAATGTCCACCGGACATTTTCGTGCCAAACCTCCGGGTAATACCTGATGTGAACCCGTGGCTCCGTTTCCCCGCACCGACTTGTGGGCTTCTACCGCCTCTCCATGCAATGGGTTCGCTTCTGTGGACGAAGCTGCCCTGCTTGAGGGTCTAGGGATTCTTCTGCATGTCTTTAGGGTCTTTTTTCAAGGGAGAGAAGCCTCTAAAGGCGTTAGGCGAGTTTTTCCTTGAGTAATTTATTGACCAGACCCGGATTCGCTTGCCCCTTAGTGGCTTTCATGATCTGCCCAACGAGGAAGCCGATTGCCCGGTCTTTACCTGCGCGATAGTCCTCCACCGATTGGGGATTGGCTGCAATGACGCTGTCGATAATGCCCAGCAAGGCACCTTCGTCACTAATCTGGGCAAGCCCTTTTTCTTTGACAATCACCTGGGCATCCTTGCTTGTAGCATACATTTCCTCAAGAACCGTTTTGGCTATTTTTCCGCTGATCGTGCCTTTTTCTATGAGTTGTAATAACTCCGCTAATTGTTTGGGAGAAATCGGAGAATCCTCTACTCTGCACTGATTAGAATTCAGCAGACGAGTGACATCTCCCATAACCCAGTTTGCCAAGGTTTTAGCATCTCCGAAGCTCGATAAAGCAGCATCAAAGAAGTCCGACATTGCCTTGGACTGGGTGATAACCCCGGCATCATAGTCGGATAATCCTATGGACAGCAGCCGAGCCCGACGTTCCCCGGGAAGCTCAGGCAGGGTTTTGCGGATTCTTTCCACCCATTCCCGGTCGATAACCAGAGGAGCCAAGTCGGGTTCAGGGAAATACCGGTAATCATGGGCTTCTTCCTTGGAACGCAGGGCTAAGGTTATCCCTTGACCCTCATCCCAAGTACGGGTCTCTTGAACCACCTTTTCTCCTGCGTCCAACACCCTGGCTTGACGTGCCACTTCGTATTCCATGCAGCGCCGTACTGAGCTGAAGGAGTTTAGATTTTTCGTTTCTGTACGGGTTCCAAAGGTTGTCGAGCCAATTGGGCGCAGTGAAACATTGATATCAAAGCGTACTGAACCCTGTTCCATACGGCAGTCAGAGACTTCCGTATACTCCAGGATCTGCACTAATTTTTCCAGGTAGGCAAGCACTTCGGGTATGGAGCGCATATCAGGTTCTGAAACGATTTCCAAGAGCGGCACGCCGGCCCGGTTATAGTCCACGGATGAGGCATTGGAGGTCGTAATGGTATCCCCGCTATGTACGAGCTTACCGGCATCTTCCTCCATGTGGGCCCGAGTAATCCCGATCCATTTTTTCTCCCCATCCACTTCAATCTCCAAACCGCCTTTGCCGCAAATGGGCAAATCAAATTGAGAGGTTTGATAATTCTTCGATAAATCAGGGTAAAAGTAATTCTTGCGATCGAACTTAGAGAATTCAGCGATCTCACAGTTCAAAGCCAAACCGGCTTTGATGGCATAATCCACCACTTCCCAATTTAAGACGGGCAGGGCGCCGGGCATTCCCAGGCAGACCGGGCAGACATGGGTGTTTTGCTCTCCCCCGAACTCCGTCGTACAGCCACAGAAAATCTTAGTCTTGGTCTGGAGTTCCACATGGACTTCCAAACCGCAGACCATTTCGTATTTATTAGCGACCAGCACAGGACAGCACCTCCCCGGACAGATTCGGTTTTAACGTATGATAATTCGTATTTTGCTCAAAGGTATAAGCTACGCGATACAACGACCCTTCACCGAAGGGTTTGCCCATCAATTGCATGCCGATAGGCAAACCCTTGACGAATCCTGCCGGAATAGAAATTGCCGGAATCCCCGCCAGGTTAATGGGGACGGTGGTAATGTCGGATAAGTACATAGCCAAAGGATCTGCAGATTTTTCCCCAAATTTAAAAGCAGGGGTGGGAGCCGTTGGGGAAAGTAAAACATCAAACGTCTCAAAGGCTTTATCAAAATCCTCTTTAATCAGAGTTCTGACCTTTTGAGCTTTAAGATAGTAGGCATCATAATATCCGGAACTTAAAGCATAGGTTCCCAGCATAATTCTGCGCTTTACTTCCTGGCCAAATCCTTCAGCCCGGGTTTTCTTGAACATACCCAAAACATCGTTGGAATCCGCCCGGTATCCGTAGCGAACGCCGTCATAGCGGGCCAGGTTTGAGCTTGCTTCGGCAGTGGCAATCAGATAATAGGCGGGAATGGCGTATTCCGTATGAGGCAGGGAACACTCCGCCACTTCCGCCCCTAAATCAATCAGGGTTTGAATCCCGGCTTGAATCCCTTTGGCCACCTCCGGATCGATTCCTTCGCCAAAGTATTCACGGGGAATCCCGATCTTCAGACCTTTGATATCATTCACCAGAAACTTTGTATAATCAGGAGTTTCATAAGGAACTGATGTTGAATCCAGAGGATCATGACCGGCAATGGCATTCATCACCAAGGCATTATCCCTCACGGTTTTAGTAAAGGGCCCAATCTGGTCGAGAGAGGATGCAAACGCTATCAGGCCCAAGCGGGAGACCGCTCCGTAAGTAGGTTTCATTCCCACCACACCACAGAAAGCGGCCGGCTGGCGAATAGAACCCCCTGTGTCTGAACCCAAGGTAAAGGCAGCTTCATCCCCTGCTACTGCTACAGCAGACCCTCCTGACGATCCCCCGGGGACACACTCTAAATTCCAGGGATTGCGAGTCTTGGCAAAATAGGAATTCTCTGTCGAAGAACCCATGGCAAACTCGTCCATATTCAGCTTGCCCAGAAGTATGGTTCCCACTGCCCGCAGACGTTCCGTCACGGTGGCATTGTAGGGCGGATAAAAATTGTCCAGCATTTTAGAGGCACAGCTCGTGCGAATTCCTTCTGTGCACATATTGTCTTTGAGGGCCATGGGAATACCTTCTAAAGGTTTCAGAGCTTGTCCTTGAGAGATCTTTTCATCAACCTCAGCCGCTTGGGCCAAAGCCTGGTCTTCCAAGACGGTTAAATAGGCCTGCAACGCAGGATCCACCGACTTGATGCGGTCTATGTAGGCTTTTGTCAATTCCGTAGAGCTTATGTCTTTATGGACGAGCAGTTCGTGTAATTCACTCACTGACTTCCCGATAGTTGCTGATTCCAACTTCCGCAGTCTCCTTTCCAAGTCAAATAAACTTACGTCAAACTGATTTTCGGCACTCTAAAGAAACCCTCTTCCCCATCAGGGGCATTCCTGAGGGCTTTGTCATGATTAATCGAAGGTCTCACCTCATCCTCACGCAGTACATTGTGCAAAGGAACAGCATGAGCCGTAGGCATCACATTATTTGTATCTAATCTCTCCAACATGGCCGCATAGCCTAAAATGGAGTTAAGCTGTTCGGTGTATTCTTGAGTTTCCTGCTCAGTTAACTCTAGGCGCGCCAATGCCGCCACGTATTCAACGTCTTCACGTGAAATTGACAACTTATTCACCTTCCCTTGGTTAGTTTGTTGCTTTATCCCTTTATCATAACAAATATTAGGGAAGGGAGCAATAAAAATGGAAAAAGTGTGAAATAAACCAACATGATACAACGGGCATAACACCAGTTATTTATAAAGCACTACAAATGTAAAATAATTTTTAAGAATTCTTTCGAATTTGATGAAGAAAATTTACCCTCTAAATTGTCTAATAAATAAGGAACAAAAAATTACTAGGAGGATGCAAATCATGAAAAAACTAGCTCTAACATTTCTAATCGCTGTCGTAATGTTGCTTGGGTCCAGCCCCGTACTCGCAGCCCCAGAATCATCCAAATCAAACTCCATCCAGGCAGGAATTGGGATTGAAGCATTGCAGCTTATCCAGGGCGGCTACAGCAGTATTCAAAATGCCGGGAACAATCATGTTAGCATCTATGGTGAAACACTGACTTATAAGGTCACCGATATTGTTGGTGTGAAGTTTTATCTTCAGTACTACAATAATAGCGCCTGGGTTACCCTGGACACTGTGAGCCGACAAGGATATGATACCAATTTATTTACTACAATGGTCGATTACACTGTGACTCCCGGATATACCTACAGGGTTGCGACTGAACACTATGCTTATGATGGGTCTTTTAAAGAGACTGCCTGGACTTATACATCAGGAGTATATATGCCATAGATCCCTAATTAATTTGTTAAAGAAATAGAGCGCGTTTCATTTAACGTTCTCTATTTCTTTCTAAATTTAACCCATGATTTTAGGATGAAAATCAAAGTTAATGGGTCTGCTGAAAAATAGAGTCTATGCGATGCTGAATGCCTATATTATTATATTATGTAGAAGGAAAGGGCGGACTATGGAAATTATAACTGTTTTGATTATTACCGCAGTGCTTCAAATAGGTTCAATTTTTTTGTCCCGTCGAGTTGATCAACATACTCAAACGTCGACGGTTTCATTTTTTCTTTCATCTGTCATTATTACATCTAATTTTTTATCGTTTTTCCTTCTCTGTTTTGTGGTTCTTAAGGTAATTAAGATATTTTTTCCATAAGATAATTTTTATTGGAGGCTGCCAGTTATGAGAAAGTTACTATTACTTACAATGCTTTTTTTCCTACCTATTTCATTGGTCACAGGGTGCGCTCCCCAGCAATCAGAACTTATGTCTGATGATGTGGAGGTTATGATCCAAATCGTTCCCTTTTCATCTGTATGTGAATATCGTACATATTTTGGTTTAAATCATTTAGATGACAAATATAGTCACCCGGATGATAAACATACTGTGCTAAGTCAAAAAACTAAACAAGTAATTATTTCTTGGGAACTCAACCCTGAGATAAGAGCAAATGATTTAAATCGTCTTTATTATGGACCGTATATTATAATCATTCTGCCAAAAGATGAATGGGAATACGCTGATACTACCCATATTGCTGGTAATTCCTTTAGAAGAACTTTTAATTCTGAAATAGTGACAAATATTTTAAAAGACTATCCCGAATATAATTGGGCCAGCCTTGAAACCTTTGGATGGTTTTTCCACGCAAAATCGTTTGACCAGGAAACTATACATGTAGCTTTTAAAAAAAGAACTGATTCATCTGACGAAGGCCAGTCCATTGTAGCATATTATATATATTTTGATCCGATCACCAAGCATGGATGGGCAAAAAAAATCGGTAAAACTATTATATAAAAAACTTTGGGAAGGCTTTCTCGATAAACTCGTTCACCTGATAGAAACTGGCAAAGGAACAATTTCTTTCCTCGCCCAATCCCTTCATTGCCACGAGAACCTGAAACTAACGGTTATTCCGTTTCCGACAGCATTTTTCGTTTCCTTCGTTTTTCAGGACTGTTTTTAAGTGATTAGTATAGAGAGGCTTCCCTTTACTGCGTTCCGAGTGGACCAGGACCCTTAACGAAACGAAAAATACTACGGAATAATCATATCAGCATAGGAAAAGCACGTGAGCACTCCGACCAAATGCTCACATGCTTTTTTTCGTTAACTATCCTAGGTCACCGATCTCGCGACTTTAATCAGATCATCTACTTCGATTTTCCCAATCAACTCTATATCCAGCCCTCTCATCGCCCATCGCAGTATTAATGTTCCATCTTTAGCAAAAGTCCCTCACTTCAGTTTATATAGATTTTATTTACCTGTGCATCATCCGAGTCGTAAGGAAACTCCCGTTATGACCTGCAACTAAATTGTTCTGTAGTAACATAAATGGCATAACTGCTCATAATCCCAGAGTGCTTAATAGACCCTTCTTGAACCGCATCTTTGACCACTCCCAGACCCCTAACGATTAGATTAACAGCAGTAAATATTCTATGATAACAGCGTTCATATAATTCTTCATCGAGATAGTTCTTCTTATCCCTAGAGAAAAACAACTGCCTTACTATCTTCAAATTTATTAATCGTATACTCCAATATTGTTGCAGTCAAATCCTTTTTAGAGAATTCAATTCAAACCATATAAACCCAAAATCCCTCTTTATATAGGACTTTTATCCCATTTTAAATTTTTCCCAAATTTGTGAAGCCTTTTCCATGACTCAATTGTCTAATAAGTATAAGGGGGGATGAAATGAGTTTGGGTCAACAGGGTTTTATGAGACCAATAGGTAACCTCTTGGAAATTAACTAACTGAACTTAGGTATTATGGGGATACCATCCATTTAGTGTTCTTTGACAACTTCACATAGCTAAGATAAGCAAAAGTAAAAACTCACCTTTTCAAAAAAGTCAATAGGAAACCCGACGAAGCATAAGAGTAATCATTTAAGCAGGTGTTAAGCTGCTTAAATGATTAAGAAGCCTATGTTCAAAAAGAATAGAAGGCTTCAGTATCGCAACTTGCGCATCCAAGTGCTGATTGACCGCAGGTAAACTTGCTTGCCAAAACCAGCGCTTTTTACTACGACAGCGAGCATCTCAAGTTTATCGTCAACAAGGATTCTCTTGAATGTACGTTTAACCGTAGTTCTTCAGGCATAAATGATGGGACTGGGGTGAGAATTTCGAGAATCTGCTGGATGCAGAAAGGGGTGATACCAATAGGCTATGCTGGCTTTATTCCAAGACACTACTAAAGAATTAACAAATGAAAGGAGCTACCTTTATGAAGGATGATAAAGACTTTGAGAAGAATGGTAGTAGCGATGTATCTAGGCGAGATTTTTTTGGTAAAGTTGCTAAGACCACAGTTGCTGGAGTATTAATGGCTGCTACTGGTGGCATATTAACTAATCCTAAAATAGCCATTGCGGATGGAAATTATTCATGGTCATCCAATAATCCAAAGCCTATCATTTTATCGAGATCAGCATGGGGCGCTACTCCCCCAAAGACTACACTTCCTGCAAGAAATACTAGTAATTCATATAATTTAATATTTCATCATAGTGGAAGTTTAGTTTTTCAATTAACAGATTTCCAAGCTTGCATATTAAAAGTTAATAGTATACAAAGTCAGCAAATGTCATCTGGTTGGGATGATATAGCTTATCATTATCTTATAGATCCTGCTGGAAGAATATACGACGGCAGGGACCCTAGTAAACTAGGTGGTCATTGTACTGGTAAGAATGATGATATAGGAATATGTCTTCTTGGTAACTATGATAGTCAGTCTCTAACTTCTGCTCAAATTACTGCAATTCAGGCACTTTCAGCATGGCGTATAAGAATTCAGGGTATATGGAAAACCAATACATTTGGACATAAGGATTTTCTATCTACCGAATGTCCGGGAGAAAACTTGGAATCGTATGTAACGAACAGTTTGCGAACATATTTATCAAGTGCAATTTATTAATAAGGGAGGTTCAATAATGTATTCATTAATTCAAGATATAAAATGGGAGAATGATGAAAAATCAGAAAAACTAATTTTCGTCAAAAAGGCAACTAATAGACTATGTTTTCAGGTAAAAGAATTAGGTTTAGACCCTGAAGTTTGGACTCATGAGAAAAAAGAAAAGACTCATAAAGGCAAATTTCAATTAGAACTAATTTTCCAAGATTTAGAACTAACACCAGAACTTCTTGCCAAATTCGGTGAAAAGCCATTAGATATTGGTTTTAAGAACTTAAAAGCAGTATCATTGGGTTGTATGGGGGATGATTCATTAACCCCAATATATATAGCATTTGGAAAAAACAATCAAAGTATCGAATACCAGGAAGACAGCGAAAAATTAGTTGTAATGCTCTCTTAAGGAATATATAATGGTCCAAAAAGATACTCAAGTAGGTATTTTTACGGGTTTATATTATGGTGGTTCAAGAGTTAATGAATTAAAAAAGGGTTCTGGATGCTCCGGAACCTTTTTTATTAACCCGTAGTGCCATTTGCCTAATCTTAGCTCTTCTAAAATTCCAGAAAAGCTCGACTTGCAAGGTTTTGTGGAGAATTCTTATTGAATAAGGGGCTTTGATAAACACAACTACCCCTTAATAAAAGTGCACGTTGAGTAGAAAAAGATGTGCAGCAATCCGAATTCGCAGATAACCTCCCTACCTTTTTGCAACTCAGCGCCGAAAATTGCCGAATTTTCTAAAATTATCCTTAGGGTAAAATAGAAGAATACGCACGTGCTTTTTCTTACTTTCTGCCAATTGTTATAATTGCCAGATTATCTATTATTTTTGACGCAAATCAGTTTTCACCTTACTTAATTTTTTACTCGAGATACTTAAACGGGCTAAAAATCAGTATTATAATTAAATCTAGTTAGGATGTGAATTACAATGAAGAAGAAATTCCCAAAAATAATTTTACTATTTTTTGTTTTCCTAAGTATTTTTATTTTAACAGGATGTGGAAATAATGAGGAGAAAATGCTAACAAGAAGTTTCAATCAGATAAATAATGTTAAGGTAATGGTTGGTGATAGCGAAACAACTTGTAACTCTAATACGGTTGAACAAATCTTTGATATATTACAAAATACTAAAGTCAAATTAGATAACTATGACCAAAGTTCGGAACCCAAATTTATACTTATCTTTGAATATAAAGATGGTACAAGTGATATTATTAGAACAACCGAAAACGGAAAATTCTTTTATCGTTATTTAACCGATACATCATGGATTGGTGGCATAAACGATAAAATTCTACCTTTGATTAACACCCAAGATTAGTCTCGCTACAAATAGCTCCATCAATATCGTTGAATTTACACTAAAGTACAGTCATATGAATGAGGTCATCTTCATGCATGCCCTGTGTATATGAAACCCTGAATTTGACGCTTGAATGAGCGTCTCTTTTTATTCTTGCGTAAATTTTACGAGAATTTTGATACTAATGATGAATAAGCAAGTGGTCTATTTTTGTCAAACGCCAATATAACATACTCCTCAAGCCTATACAGACCATTGGCATTGGAATATCATCACAGGAAACGAAATCTGATCCTTCTGTTGGTGTTGTTTTATCATATTAGATTCAATAGAATAGTCCGCTTCCAAAATATACCTCAAAAAACGAAAGTGCATACAATACCTGGTACAGGTGTGATATCGATCTCCGATTTCTCCGGGTTAACGATATATCTAAAAATCAAACAGGACATGGTATTTTACTTTAACTCCTAAGGATGAACATCTTGGAAATGTTGATTGGACACCAAATTCATAATTTCAAACTTAAATGCAATATTTATCGAAAATCATCAAATATTACCTTGGATAATCGTAATACTCTTAAAAATGGTATAACTCAGTCTTTGGTAAGGCCCCTGTAGATGATGGAACAAATAAAATACCTGGGGCATTTATTTAATAGAAAAATTTAATAGTTTAAATCTATCAGACCAGCAAATAGTAGGTCTTCGTCGGGTAGGACATAGATTTGATGAGATAACAATTAGATTTTCCCCTGCGGTCTGGCTTTTGTGTCGTTCCGCGGGTCTAGTTTCGACGTACACGTTCCACGATATAATCTATCTCATAGAAAAAGCATATGAGCACTCCAACTAAATGCTCACATGCTTTTTTTATTAACTACCTTAGGCCACCGACCTCGCGACTTTAATCAGATCATCTTCTTCGGTTTTTCCAATTAACTCTAGCTCCAGCCCTCTCATCACCCATCGAAGAATTAATGTTCCATCTTTAGTCTTTAGCAAATGTCCCTCATTTCCGTTTATATCGATTTTATTAACCTGTGCATCATCCGAGTCATATAAGAAACTCCCATTATGACCTGCAACTAAATTGTTCTGTATTAGCATAAATGGCTGGTTATTAACCGAGTACTCCATTTTAATAGAATAGGTATCTCCCGTTGTTTGGGTCAGAAGAACTTTCTTCAACTCAGTACCTTGAGGAAGATAATGCGGTCTGGCAATATTAAAGTAAACAATTTTCTCAACCTCATCTAACGTAACTTCTTTCTCCGACGGGGGCTCATTTTGTTCAACGGCGGGAGGAGCCGAATTGCCCTTCTGCTCTGTTTTTACGTTATAGAGACTTCCCCCGAGAAAAACCTTTATCGAGGTGAATAACCTCTCCCCAAAAGCAGTTGCTGTAGCAGGCCTCAAAAACGAACCTGAAATAACGAGTAATACTACGGCTGCTGCCGCAAGGGTGACTTTTCTGATTCGGTTCGTTCGTTTTTTCGGAACACCATATCGCCTGACAAAATCTTCCCACTGTTCTTTAACTGGAGGTACATCTATTTCACTTGCTTCCCGCAGAAGGGATTTCCTAATTTGTTGGCCTAACTTATCTTCAAACTCATCATTCATAATCCACACCTCTCTAAACTCTCTGATGATTTATTAAGCGTATTTTTTATTCTGTATTTTTCTCGAGCACGTCGAAGCCTTTGATTCACATTTTGAGTTGAAGTTTCAAGGATAGCTGCAATTTCTTCAGTGGAGTAATCCAATAAATACTTTAACACCAGAATTTCTCGATCCGCAGGATTAAGTTCGGCTAAGACATTTGTTACTTCATTTTTAAGTAGTACTGAATCACTTACAGGGTCTGGCAGGTTATATCCGCTGGTATCGATCTGCCTGGATAATTCCACTTCGTTCGTCAATACCTGGCGGGAATTTTTCCGCAACATATTTTTAGCTTGATTTATTGCAATTCTTATGACCCATGCACAAAACTTATTTTTCTCTCTCAGCTGCTGAACGTTGCAAAAAGCCTTATAAAAGCCTTCCTGAACTGCATCCTTGGTCAGCTCAGGGTCTCTGACAATCAGGTTAACAGCAGTAAATACTCTATGATAACAGCGTTCATATAACTCATCGTCAATTTGATTCTTTCTTTCTTTTGAAAAAAACAAATGCTAACTCCCCTGTCTTCAAATGTATTAGTCTTTTATTTCAAGATTGTTGCAGTCGAATCCTTTTTTGGGCATTAGGATTTAAACCAAAGCAAATTCAAAATCTCTCTTTATAATAGGACTTTTATCCTGATTCTGGTTTTTACCAATTTCTATGAAGCTTTTTCCATAGCTCAATTGTCTAATAAGCAGCGATGACATGTTATACTAATAACGGGGGAATTTAAGAATGAAGCTAAAAATTTTTATCTTAACGCTAATGCTTATGCTTCTAATATGTTCAAACGTATTCGCCATAGAAAAATTGCCGACAGATGTAATGAGCGCTTTCCAAGCTAGTGTTAAAAGTTTTCAAAATCAAATGCTGGAAGAAAGAGATATGACACATCATCTCACGGATGCAGAAATCTATCAAATGAAAGATACAGGATACAAAATTTACAGACTCGATCCAAATAAGGTACTTGAAAAGGAAAATATTGATTTATACGATGCCTTATATACCAATGATAAGTGGTATATACCAGTTTCTGATCGATTAGGATATGAAATAGCTAAAGTTAATGGCGTTTATAAATTAGTTCATAGTGGTGTATATGACGAAAAAGATGCCATTCCTTATGAAACCTTAGAAAAGATGGCTATAGAAAAAGAGTTAAAAGATCTCGTTTATGTTGATGAACCAGCCCTGCACATTCATGGTCTTATCGGTAAAACAGCTAAAGGCAGTCAGTTTCTATCATTTAACCAAAATGATGACCTTAAACTCCAAAAACATGAAATAAACGACGGCAAAGACTTAATCAATGAAATTAGAGTCAAAGTAAATGAAGCAAAAATGAAGAGAAACCAAGGGTTTGGAATACCAATATTATTTTTGCTTTTATCATGTTGTATTGTTATAGGAGGATTCATATACAAGAAATCAAAGTTGCAATCATAAGAGCAA encodes the following:
- the nifV gene encoding homocitrate synthase translates to MRHLTIVDTTLRDGEQTAGVVFSNQEKIRIAQLLDELGVHQIEAGVAVMGGDEKRAISDIVKLGLKASIMGWNRAVIADIEQSLACGVDAVAISISTSDIHIEHKLMTTREDVLERMVKATEFAKREGMYISVNAEDASRSDMDFLMEFAREAKRAGADRLRYCDTVGILDPFVTYDKIKALIEKVGIDVEMHTHDDFGMATANALAGVKAGATHVGVTVNGLGERAGNAALEEVVMALKHLLDTDLSFATERFVEVSEYVARASGRRIPPWKSIVGSNMFAHESGIHADGALKNPRTYEAFSPEDVGLERQLVIGKHSGTASIKAKFRNEYGKEMSDEDASEMLKRVRALAVDMKRSLFDKELAYIYSDMLKQRNSGK
- the gatB gene encoding Asp-tRNA(Asn)/Glu-tRNA(Gln) amidotransferase subunit GatB, encoding MLVANKYEMVCGLEVHVELQTKTKIFCGCTTEFGGEQNTHVCPVCLGMPGALPVLNWEVVDYAIKAGLALNCEIAEFSKFDRKNYFYPDLSKNYQTSQFDLPICGKGGLEIEVDGEKKWIGITRAHMEEDAGKLVHSGDTITTSNASSVDYNRAGVPLLEIVSEPDMRSIPEVLAYLEKLVQILEYTEVSDCRMEQGSVRFDINVSLRPIGSTTFGTRTETKNLNSFSSVRRCMEYEVARQARVLDAGEKVVQETRTWDEGQGITLALRSKEEAHDYRYFPEPDLAPLVIDREWVERIRKTLPELPGERRARLLSIGLSDYDAGVITQSKAMSDFFDAALSSFGDAKTLANWVMGDVTRLLNSNQCRVEDSPISPKQLAELLQLIEKGTISGKIAKTVLEEMYATSKDAQVIVKEKGLAQISDEGALLGIIDSVIAANPQSVEDYRAGKDRAIGFLVGQIMKATKGQANPGLVNKLLKEKLA
- the gatA gene encoding Asp-tRNA(Asn)/Glu-tRNA(Gln) amidotransferase subunit GatA, which encodes MESATIGKSVSELHELLVHKDISSTELTKAYIDRIKSVDPALQAYLTVLEDQALAQAAEVDEKISQGQALKPLEGIPMALKDNMCTEGIRTSCASKMLDNFYPPYNATVTERLRAVGTILLGKLNMDEFAMGSSTENSYFAKTRNPWNLECVPGGSSGGSAVAVAGDEAAFTLGSDTGGSIRQPAAFCGVVGMKPTYGAVSRLGLIAFASSLDQIGPFTKTVRDNALVMNAIAGHDPLDSTSVPYETPDYTKFLVNDIKGLKIGIPREYFGEGIDPEVAKGIQAGIQTLIDLGAEVAECSLPHTEYAIPAYYLIATAEASSNLARYDGVRYGYRADSNDVLGMFKKTRAEGFGQEVKRRIMLGTYALSSGYYDAYYLKAQKVRTLIKEDFDKAFETFDVLLSPTAPTPAFKFGEKSADPLAMYLSDITTVPINLAGIPAISIPAGFVKGLPIGMQLMGKPFGEGSLYRVAYTFEQNTNYHTLKPNLSGEVLSCAGR
- the gatC gene encoding Asp-tRNA(Asn)/Glu-tRNA(Gln) amidotransferase subunit GatC encodes the protein MSISREDVEYVAALARLELTEQETQEYTEQLNSILGYAAMLERLDTNNVMPTAHAVPLHNVLREDEVRPSINHDKALRNAPDGEEGFFRVPKISLT
- a CDS encoding DUF6147 family protein; this encodes MKKLALTFLIAVVMLLGSSPVLAAPESSKSNSIQAGIGIEALQLIQGGYSSIQNAGNNHVSIYGETLTYKVTDIVGVKFYLQYYNNSAWVTLDTVSRQGYDTNLFTTMVDYTVTPGYTYRVATEHYAYDGSFKETAWTYTSGVYMP
- a CDS encoding N-acetylmuramoyl-L-alanine amidase, yielding MKDDKDFEKNGSSDVSRRDFFGKVAKTTVAGVLMAATGGILTNPKIAIADGNYSWSSNNPKPIILSRSAWGATPPKTTLPARNTSNSYNLIFHHSGSLVFQLTDFQACILKVNSIQSQQMSSGWDDIAYHYLIDPAGRIYDGRDPSKLGGHCTGKNDDIGICLLGNYDSQSLTSAQITAIQALSAWRIRIQGIWKTNTFGHKDFLSTECPGENLESYVTNSLRTYLSSAIY
- a CDS encoding DUF4367 domain-containing protein, with the protein product MNDEFEDKLGQQIRKSLLREASEIDVPPVKEQWEDFVRRYGVPKKRTNRIRKVTLAAAAVVLLVISGSFLRPATATAFGERLFTSIKVFLGGSLYNVKTEQKGNSAPPAVEQNEPPSEKEVTLDEVEKIVYFNIARPHYLPQGTELKKVLLTQTTGDTYSIKMEYSVNNQPFMLIQNNLVAGHNGSFLYDSDDAQVNKIDINGNEGHLLKTKDGTLILRWVMRGLELELIGKTEEDDLIKVARSVA
- a CDS encoding RNA polymerase sigma factor; amino-acid sequence: MFFSKERKNQIDDELYERCYHRVFTAVNLIVRDPELTKDAVQEGFYKAFCNVQQLREKNKFCAWVIRIAINQAKNMLRKNSRQVLTNEVELSRQIDTSGYNLPDPVSDSVLLKNEVTNVLAELNPADREILVLKYLLDYSTEEIAAILETSTQNVNQRLRRAREKYRIKNTLNKSSESLERCGL